The Phycisphaeraceae bacterium genome contains the following window.
CGTTCCGCTGGCGGCGGGCATTCTCCGGATGGAGCACACGGTCACGGCGCCGGCGTATCTGGTGGCCGTGCTGGCGATGTCCCTTGTCCTCGCCCATGCAGGTCCGGGTGGCCGGGCGCTTCGGGCGTTGACCCTTGTCCTGCACGGAACACTCTCCGTCCTCCTGCTGTGGCGAGGGTGGACACCATCCCTCACAGCGGAGCTCTTTGTGGTGCTCTCATGGGGGCTCTTCCTTGCAGCGACGGTGGCTGCAACCGTGACCGAAGAGCGGAGGCAGATCGACACCGGGGAGCTTGCGGACGCTCATCCTCGCGACGAAGCGGACGCGACACGGGGAGAGGCGACGCGCGTCGGTCGCGCGATGGACTCGATCAGCAGTGACGGCGTCGTCATCACGGTCGCCACCCTCTTCGCCGTCGGGGCGTCCTTCTTCTTCGCAGGGGCGTGGTCGGGGTGGCGCGATCTGTGGGCATGGCTGCCCCTGGGGCAGGCGGTCCTGACGCTGGCCACGGCGGCTCAGCTCAGCGCGATGAGCGTGCGACCGGCGCAGGCACCGACGGCAGCGCTGTCGTCGCTTCTCAGGATTCTCGGAGTGGCGCTTGTCGGTGTGGCGTTGGCGCTTCTCATGTCGGCGGAAGCCGCGAGCTTCGCGTGGGCGATCATGGGCGCGGCCACGGTGATCATTGCGGCTCGGACGGGCTCGAGGGTGCTCGTCGTCCTCGGTGCGCTTGCGCTCCTTCCCGCCGCTGCGGTCGCCTCGTGGCTCGCTGTGGCCAGCCGGTACTTGGGCTTCGGCACGCTGTTCGTCGAGTGGTCACTCCCGGGGTTTCGCAATGCTTCGATCATCCTCGCGCCCAAGTGGTGGGTTCCGTGTGTCGTGACGGTGGCGGCCATGGTGGCGTTTACGGCGCTTCGGGGCGTGAGCAACCCAGCGCTTCGGGCCATCCCGGCGCTCGCGGCATTTCTCGCCTGGGGCGCTTTCGCCCTCGCCATCGATGGCGGTGGCTCGGGCCTCGTCGTGGCGGTCATGCTGCCCGCGGTGTGCATGATCATCGCTCGCCTCCACGGCGATCGCGGTGCGCGACGAGTGGCGGAAGCAGGGGCGATGCTCGTGGTCGGAGCCGTCGTCATGGTGGCGATTGCGGCGGTTCTGGACGCGTCGGGTTCCTCGTCGCTTCGGTCGCTCGCGCTCCTTCTCGCGCTGGGTGTCGTCGCCTCTGGAGCCGATCGTTGGAGCGCGCGGCCGCTCATTCTCGTGCTTGTTCCGTTGCTGAGCATGGCGCTCATCGAATCGTTGGTGCCGATGCGAGGCAGGAGTGGGATGGATTCGGCGATGGAATTGGCAGTAGTCGCCGCACTCGCGGGGCTCGCCGCCTGTGCGGGTCAGGTGGTGCTGCGGCCCGGCTTCTCATCGCACCTGTCGCGCGGTGCGGCGCTCTGGGCCGCGGTGGCGTGGCTCTGGAGCGGTCTCGTGATGGCCCCGCGCGGTGCCGTGATCGGAGATGTGCCCATGGCCAACTCCATGAATGCCACGGCGGCGCTCGTGCTCGCCGCGCTCGGCGTAGCGCTCTGGCGTCGACGCGATGCGGTCATGGCGCTGGCCTTCATGGCGGTCGTTCTGGTGGCAGGTTCATGGGATCTCGCTCGGCTTGTGCCGCACTTTGCGCCTGACCTCGAGAGCGTGGCCACCTTGCGGCAGGCGTCGATCAGCGCCTTCTGGGCGAGCCTTGCGGTGGTGACGGTCATCGTCGGCTTCTCGTGGCGGCTGGTGGCGCTGCGTTGGGCGGCGCTGCTGCTTCTCGCCGTGACCGCATGCAAGGTGCTGCTGATTGACATGCAGCATGCGGCCACGCTCGCTCGTGTGGGCGCGCTGCTGGTGGTCGGGCTCCTGATGGTGGGAACGAGCATCGTCTATGCAAGGGCCGAGCGCCGATTCCGGCAGGGTGAGCCGCAGCGGACATGAACCGGCGTCGGGCATCCAAGGGAGAGAGTGCCGTGTCACCCGGCCTGGCGTGCATTGATCGCTGGTTCGACGCGCTCGGCTGGACGCCATGGGAGTTCCAGCGCCAGGCGTGGAGGGCCTCACGAGACGGTCGCAGCGGCCTGGTGCATGTTCCGACCGGCGCAGGCAAGACGCACGCGGCCTATCTCGGTCCTCTCTCGCGCTTGATCGACAGCCTCGGCCCCGAGGGTGCGAGTGATCGTCGACGCACGCTGCCCAAGTCTGAACGAGGCGTCAGGATTCTCTTCGTGACACCGCTGCGCGCGGTGGCGCGCGACACGGAGCTTGCGCTAAGGGCGCCGATTGAGGCAATGGACCTGCCGTTCACGGTCGGCTCGCGCACCGGCGACACTTCGGCGCGCGAGCGAGCGGCGCAGCGCGAGCGACTGCCCGAGGTGCTCATCACGACACCCGAGAGCCTCTCGCTGCTCCTCTGCCGAGAGGGCGCCGCGGAGCTCTTTGCTCGGTTGGAAGCAGTCATTGTCGATGAGTGGCATGAACTCATGCCCACGAAGCGAGGGGTCCAGACCGAACTCGCGCTTGCGCGCCTGTCGCGATGGCGACCGGAGCTGGTCATCTTGGGGCTGTCGGCGACCGTCGCACGGCCGAAGGACGCCGCACAGCATCTTGTCGGCACGGAGCGGGAGCCGCTGATCATCGAGGGCGGACCGACGCGCGAGGTCGTGGTCGAGTCGCTCCTCCCCGAATCGATCGAAGCCATGCCATGGACCGGTCACATGGGGCTGGCGATGGTCGAACCGCTCTGCCGCCAGCTCGATCCCGACCAGAGCACGCTGATCTTCACCAACACGCGCTCGCAGGCGGAGCGCTGGTTCATGGAAATCATGCGGATCCGGCCGCAGTGGCACGGCCGGATGGGGCTGCATCACGGCTCAATCGCCCTCGATGTGAGGCGTCGCGTGGAGGCGGGCATCAAGGATGGAAGCCTGGGAATCGTGGTGGCAACGAGCAGCCTCGATCTCGGCGTCGACTTCGCGCCGGTCGAGCGCGTCGTCCAGATCGGCTCACCCAAGGGGGTCGCGCGCCTTCTTCAGCGGGCGGGCCGGAGCTCTCATCGCCCAGGCGCCGCGTGTCGAGTGCTCTGCGTGCCCACTCATGCGCTCGAACTTCTTGAGATCGCTGCCGCGCGCGAGGCGATCGCCCGTGGCGAAGTTGAAGCACGCCCCGCCTCGTCGCTGCCGCTTGACTGTCTCATTCAGCACCTGGTCACGGTCGCCACCGGTGGAGGTTTCATGCCCGACGCGCTCTTCGAGGAGGTGCGCCGCGCGTGGAGTTTCCGCACGCTGTCGCGCGAGGAGTTCGACTGGGCGGTCGGGGTGGTGACCGACGGTGGGCGCACCCTTCGTGCGTACGAGCGATATCGGCGGGTTCGCCGCGAGCCGGATGGAGTGCACTTGGTGCGTGACGCGCGAACGGCGCGGACCCATCGCCTCAATGTCGGCACCATTTCGAGCGAGCCCGTGATGACGGTGGCGCTGCGAGGTGGCAGGAAGCTGGGGACGATCGAAGAGGACTTCGTCGCCCGACTCAGGCCTGGTGATGGCTTCATCTTCGCCGGTCGTGCCCTTGAGTTCATTCGCGTTCACGAGATGACGGCCCAGGTGCGCCCGCAGCGGAAGTCAGCGACGCTCACCCCCCGATGGGCGGGGAGTCGATTCCCGCTCTCTTCGGCGCTCTCAGCGTCGCTCAGGCGCATGCTCGACCGGATCGCCACGGGTGAGCCCGGGCCGCCGGAGGTTGAGGCCGCCCGGCCGGTGCTCGAAGCGCAAGCGCGGCGGAGCCGGTTGCCTCGCCCCGGAGAGACGCTGATTGAGGCATGCGTCACCGATGAGGGGTCGCATCTCTTTGTCTATCCCATCGAGGGACGCCTGGTGCATGAAGGACTCGCCGCACTCCTCGCGCTCCGGCTCGGACGGCGGGTGCCGGCGACCTTCACCATCATGATCAACGACTTCGGATTCGAGTTGCTCACGCGTTCGACCGACGACTTGGCGCAGCGCCTCGTCGATGATGCGTCGCTCTGGTCGACCGACGGTCTCGTGGACGATCTCCGCGAAGCGGTGCTCGCGGGTGATCTCTCGCTGCGCCAATTCCGTGAGATCGCGCGGGTGGCTGGATTGGTGCAGGAGCGGGACATTGCCGGTGATCGCGGGGCGAGGCAGCTTCATGCAGGCGCGTCGCTGCTCTACCAGGTCTTCCGCGAGTTCGAACCGACCAGTCCGCTGCTGAAGCAGGCCGAACGAGAGGTGCTTGAGAGGCAGTTCGAGGAGGATCGACTGGTCCGCACCCTCGAGCGACTTCGCCGGGAGCCGCGCATCCTCGTTCGCATGATTCAGCCGGGACCGCTCGCGTGGCCGCTCATTGCCGAGCGCACTGGCGTGACTTCGCTGTCGACTGAGTCCCTCGGTGATCGGTTGGCGGCGCTCCTCTCCGAAGCCGTGGCGGGACCTGGTGCGGGCGCCCCGACGGCACGAGCGCCCCGACGGCGCTCGACGGCCCTACGCTCCCGCTCGTGAGCGTCACATCGGCCCTTCCATCGCAGTGTGTCCTGAGTCTCGGCGGTGAAGAGGTTCACCTCCGCGCCGAGCGAGCGCTCTGGTGGCCCTCTCGGCGGACGCTGGTGGTCGCGGACCTGCACCTCGGCAAGGAAGAGGCCCTGCTCGAACTGGGCATTCCCGTGCCGATCGGTGTGATTGACGAGACACTCGAGCGGCTTCATCGCCTGCTGAAGGAGATCAATGCGGCGCGCTTGCTGGTGCTGGGCGACCTCGTTCATCATCGGAGCGGCCTGACTGCGGAGGTCATCGACCGGGTGACAGAGTGGCGACGCACCTTCGCCGGCCTGGTCGAACTTGTCCCTGGGAATCACGAAGCGACCGTTCGACAACTTCCCGAAGCGTGGGAGGTCACGCGTCTCGCCTCGGAGGTCCGTGAGGGACCGTTCATCTGTCTCCATGAGCCGGAAGCGCGCGACGAAGGCTATCTGCTTGGCGGTCATCTTCACCCGATGGTGCGCATCGAGGGCAGGGTTGACAGGCTCCTTCTCCCATGCTTCGTCATCGGTGTGAAGCGAGCGATTCTGCCCGCCTTCACGCGATTCAGCCGTGGCGTGCGCGTGGAGGCCGCTGTGGGCGATCGCGTGGTGGCCATCGCCGATCAGGCGCTCGTCGAAGTGCCGCCGTCGCTCGCTGCATCCTGAACCGCGGCGCCGGTCGCCTCGAAGGCGTTGGGGGCGGGGGAGGCCTCGCGCTCGGGGCGCGCCGTCTGGGCGGCCACCATGTCTCTGTAGATGCCGCCCCGCGCGAGCAGTGCGTCGTG
Protein-coding sequences here:
- a CDS encoding DUF2339 domain-containing protein, which gives rise to MDERSIEEALRKLEARLERLEQRLGDARGDHHAPPPPPPPLTGPAPLLAEHEPPSAPAQPPLAAVAPPLASVAPSQSGHAPPLASVAPSQSGHAPPLASVAPSQSGHAPPLASAIPLVAAQLGVRQDPAVEARRARGGPELSEQLVGGRLAAWIGALLVMLAAGVFVKYAYDQGWLQRLGGLGRFSAATAGALLLIGLGEFARHRWGRAAAAGLFAAGVGSLFVIVAAGTQPNVMKVYGPGGAALNALLACALGVIVSRRSGLQSVGVVSILGAYLVPLAAGILRMEHTVTAPAYLVAVLAMSLVLAHAGPGGRALRALTLVLHGTLSVLLLWRGWTPSLTAELFVVLSWGLFLAATVAATVTEERRQIDTGELADAHPRDEADATRGEATRVGRAMDSISSDGVVITVATLFAVGASFFFAGAWSGWRDLWAWLPLGQAVLTLATAAQLSAMSVRPAQAPTAALSSLLRILGVALVGVALALLMSAEAASFAWAIMGAATVIIAARTGSRVLVVLGALALLPAAAVASWLAVASRYLGFGTLFVEWSLPGFRNASIILAPKWWVPCVVTVAAMVAFTALRGVSNPALRAIPALAAFLAWGAFALAIDGGGSGLVVAVMLPAVCMIIARLHGDRGARRVAEAGAMLVVGAVVMVAIAAVLDASGSSSLRSLALLLALGVVASGADRWSARPLILVLVPLLSMALIESLVPMRGRSGMDSAMELAVVAALAGLAACAGQVVLRPGFSSHLSRGAALWAAVAWLWSGLVMAPRGAVIGDVPMANSMNATAALVLAALGVALWRRRDAVMALAFMAVVLVAGSWDLARLVPHFAPDLESVATLRQASISAFWASLAVVTVIVGFSWRLVALRWAALLLLAVTACKVLLIDMQHAATLARVGALLVVGLLMVGTSIVYARAERRFRQGEPQRT
- a CDS encoding ligase-associated DNA damage response DEXH box helicase, with the translated sequence MSPGLACIDRWFDALGWTPWEFQRQAWRASRDGRSGLVHVPTGAGKTHAAYLGPLSRLIDSLGPEGASDRRRTLPKSERGVRILFVTPLRAVARDTELALRAPIEAMDLPFTVGSRTGDTSARERAAQRERLPEVLITTPESLSLLLCREGAAELFARLEAVIVDEWHELMPTKRGVQTELALARLSRWRPELVILGLSATVARPKDAAQHLVGTEREPLIIEGGPTREVVVESLLPESIEAMPWTGHMGLAMVEPLCRQLDPDQSTLIFTNTRSQAERWFMEIMRIRPQWHGRMGLHHGSIALDVRRRVEAGIKDGSLGIVVATSSLDLGVDFAPVERVVQIGSPKGVARLLQRAGRSSHRPGAACRVLCVPTHALELLEIAAAREAIARGEVEARPASSLPLDCLIQHLVTVATGGGFMPDALFEEVRRAWSFRTLSREEFDWAVGVVTDGGRTLRAYERYRRVRREPDGVHLVRDARTARTHRLNVGTISSEPVMTVALRGGRKLGTIEEDFVARLRPGDGFIFAGRALEFIRVHEMTAQVRPQRKSATLTPRWAGSRFPLSSALSASLRRMLDRIATGEPGPPEVEAARPVLEAQARRSRLPRPGETLIEACVTDEGSHLFVYPIEGRLVHEGLAALLALRLGRRVPATFTIMINDFGFELLTRSTDDLAQRLVDDASLWSTDGLVDDLREAVLAGDLSLRQFREIARVAGLVQERDIAGDRGARQLHAGASLLYQVFREFEPTSPLLKQAEREVLERQFEEDRLVRTLERLRREPRILVRMIQPGPLAWPLIAERTGVTSLSTESLGDRLAALLSEAVAGPGAGAPTARAPRRRSTALRSRS
- the pdeM gene encoding ligase-associated DNA damage response endonuclease PdeM: MSVTSALPSQCVLSLGGEEVHLRAERALWWPSRRTLVVADLHLGKEEALLELGIPVPIGVIDETLERLHRLLKEINAARLLVLGDLVHHRSGLTAEVIDRVTEWRRTFAGLVELVPGNHEATVRQLPEAWEVTRLASEVREGPFICLHEPEARDEGYLLGGHLHPMVRIEGRVDRLLLPCFVIGVKRAILPAFTRFSRGVRVEAAVGDRVVAIADQALVEVPPSLAAS